GGCCTCGAGGTCGGTCACCGCCGTTCGACCCTCGCGCGTGGGGATCTTGATCGTCTCCGCGTTCTGCAACAGGGTCTCGATCCGGTCGCCGTCTTCGGTCTCGAGAGCGATCCGGAACATCGGCCGTTTCTCGATCTTGACGCGGCCGACGATCGCTTCGCGGGTGTTGCCGGCGGTGTCGACGATCTGCACCTCGTCGCCGCTTTGCAGTTCCGAGAGGTACTTCGTGCCGCCGTCGGGCGTGCGGACGTAGGCGTGGACCGCGCCCGCGTTGACCCGGAACGGCCGCGAGGCGACGTACGGCGATTCGGCGGTCTCGGCGTGGACGAACACGAGACCGCGAGCCATCGATCCGACGAGCATCCCCTCGTCGTGTTCAAGCAGGGTGCCGGTATCGACGCAGACCCGGTCGGCGCTGCCGATGCGTTCGACGTCGAGCACTTCGGCGTACTCGAGATCTAACGACTCGCGTTCGGCTTCGTCGCGGACGTCGACGGTTCTTCGAATCACGTCGGGATCGTCCGAATCGAGTAGGACCGAGTCGGAGCCGATCTCGAGGGTTTCGAACGCCGTCTTCGCCTCTTCAGCGGTGGTCACGCCGGCGACGAGGGTGGTGTCGTCGCCGATGCGGGCGATCAGGTTCTCGAGGGGGATGATGGTCCAGTCCTCGCCGATGACGATGGTGTAGTCGGCCTCGTCGGCGGCGGTTTCGGCGAAGTGTTCGTACTCCTTGGCGAGGATGCGGACGTAGGCACCGCGCTCGAGGTCGCCGCCGCGGCGAAGCGTCGAGAGGTCCGCAGAGCCGGAGAGGTCCTCGGGGAGATCGATCGTCGCGTCGCCTTCTCCCTCCTTGCCGACGATGACGGCGTCGGGCCGTGCGGTCGGCTCGGCGTCTTCGCTGTCGGCTTCGGCGTCGTCGATGTCGTCGACCAGCGTCACGTCGCCGTCGGTTCGGAAGGCCGCGACGTTGATGTCGCCGAGTTCGCGCACGCGCCCGACGTCGTCTTCGTCGACCAGTACCCAGTCTGCGCCCGCCTCGAGTGCGGCGGTGATTCTCGCACGGCGGTCGTCCCAGTCGCCGACGGTATCGTCGGCTTTTACCCAGACAGATCGCGTCATAAATCGACCGTCGAAGGGAACCGGCTTGAACGTGGCGAATGCCACAGGGGAGACCGCCGGTTCCGGGCCGGGTATCGAATCGGACGGCACACCGCGGCTCTTTGGTCCGATCCGCTTCGGCGAGAGTCGGTGGTGGATTCGTCGCCGATAGTCACGTTAGTATGGATAATCACGGTAGTACTAATAGTCACATTAGTACAGATACTTTCTCATAAATAGATAATATCGGATAAGTCGTTCGTTCAATCATGGGTCAGTGACACTGCCCGGCGGATGCGGAACTGACGATTGCCGACGCCGCGCGTCGACTCGAGGCGGACGCTGTCGTCGACGTCGCTCGTGCAGCGTTCGACCACGCCGGCGAGTTGGCGACGCTGGAGTACGGCCACGCGGCCGCCGTACTGGGTGCCGTTCGGCTCGCGAGCCGTCGAACCCAGTCGCCAGCGATCGACCGCGACCGTCTCGCGGCGGCGTTCGACGTCGATCCCGACCGCGCGGTCGCGGCCGAGAAGCTACTGGCGAGTCACCTGAGCCCGCCGGCAGCCCCCGAGGAGATTCGGTCGTTGCGACGGAGGCTGATCGTCGCGCACGAACTCCTCGCCGCCGCCGAACGCGGCCGTGTCGTTGGCCCCGAGCTTCCCGGTTCGTCGCTCGCCGACGCCGCTCCCATCCTGCTCGTTCGAGCGACCGACCCTCACGGGTGTCGCGACGACCTCGAGCAACGGGGGCTCGACCAGGCGGGACTTCGGACCCACGTCGAACGTCTCGAGGCCGATCTCGAGTTCGCGCGGCTGGGAACGAAGCTCGATGCGCTGGTCAACGGTGACGAATAAGTCGGCACGCGCGCTGCCAGCCTCTCCGCTGACGGCGGCCCTCCACCCGCTGACGGCGGCCCTCCATTCGCGCCGGTGTGCTGTCGAACGGTTCGGCGACGCGACGACGCTATCGCTCGTCGTCGTCGCGCTCCGCGAGTTTGTGCTTGAACGCGCGGTAGGCGTTCTCCCCTTGTTCGGTGAGTTTGATCACGCGGCGGCGGCCGACCGACTCGATCGTCACGTAGCCGTCCGCCTCGAGCGGCTCGAGGATACGGGTATCGAGGACGCGGAACGCACCCTTGTCCTCGCTGCCGTGTTCCGCCGGCGACTGTCGATCGGCCATGAACGACAGTTCCTTCGCTCGGCCGTACTCGATCAGATCCTTCTTCTTCGGCGGTGCGGTCCGCGCTTCGTGATAGCCCTCCCAGGAGGTTGGATCGGACAGGAACGCCATGATCGCGACCTGATCGGGCGTCGGCGACTCGAGGGGGTACGTCGGGAGCTGTTCGATTTCGGCGACGCCACTCGAGATCGGATCGCGCTCGCCGTCGTGATCGTACGCCGCGGGCTCGACGTAGTAGGCCCGTGCGTCCGTCGAAACGTCCATGCACGCCATCGTCGCTCCGATCGCGGGAATCGTCCCCGAGCCGGAGACGTTGACCGAGACGGTATCTTCGGCGTGGTTCGCGGCGATCGTCGTCACCTCGCCGAGCACGGCGTAGACGTCCGTCAGGTCGCAGGGCCACACTCTGACTTCCGGCACGGTCGACTCGAGTTCGGCCCGGAGTTCGTCGTGGTACTCGGCCTCGCCGGTTCGTGCGTTCTCGCCCGCGCCGTTATCCTCGAGCAGGTAGACCAGGTCGGCCCGCTGGTTCCGGATCGGCTCGAGAATGCGGTCGTACTCGTAGCCGAGCGGCACGATGTGCACTCGTTTGACGACGTCCATACTCCGAGAGGCGTGTCAGGAAAAATAACAGCTGTGGATCGGACGCGCGCAGATCGCGTCGGCATCGTCCTCCTCTCCGTGGTACGCTCTGGCAAACGTTCGCACGCGCCGAAACGTTGAGAACGCACGCCCTCGTACACC
The genomic region above belongs to Natronorubrum halophilum and contains:
- a CDS encoding 3-dehydroquinate synthase II, with translation MTRSVWVKADDTVGDWDDRRARITAALEAGADWVLVDEDDVGRVRELGDINVAAFRTDGDVTLVDDIDDAEADSEDAEPTARPDAVIVGKEGEGDATIDLPEDLSGSADLSTLRRGGDLERGAYVRILAKEYEHFAETAADEADYTIVIGEDWTIIPLENLIARIGDDTTLVAGVTTAEEAKTAFETLEIGSDSVLLDSDDPDVIRRTVDVRDEAERESLDLEYAEVLDVERIGSADRVCVDTGTLLEHDEGMLVGSMARGLVFVHAETAESPYVASRPFRVNAGAVHAYVRTPDGGTKYLSELQSGDEVQIVDTAGNTREAIVGRVKIEKRPMFRIALETEDGDRIETLLQNAETIKIPTREGRTAVTDLEAGDELLLYYEDTARHFGEAVEESIIEK
- a CDS encoding HFX_2341 family transcriptional regulator domain-containing protein encodes the protein MDVVKRVHIVPLGYEYDRILEPIRNQRADLVYLLEDNGAGENARTGEAEYHDELRAELESTVPEVRVWPCDLTDVYAVLGEVTTIAANHAEDTVSVNVSGSGTIPAIGATMACMDVSTDARAYYVEPAAYDHDGERDPISSGVAEIEQLPTYPLESPTPDQVAIMAFLSDPTSWEGYHEARTAPPKKKDLIEYGRAKELSFMADRQSPAEHGSEDKGAFRVLDTRILEPLEADGYVTIESVGRRRVIKLTEQGENAYRAFKHKLAERDDDER